A window from Puniceicoccus vermicola encodes these proteins:
- a CDS encoding alpha/beta hydrolase family protein, with amino-acid sequence MIENCCITLQELGAERADWQGFQGWILPLGDISLRIVLPREFADGRPWFWRPEFFEPFANTDVMLLEKGWARVFLDLPNHYGCPKAVERFEEMYQFVTGKLGLAPKMGIVALSRAGLSAYNYASEHPDHVCGIYADNPVCDFRSWPGGAGVGPGSEGDWQNLLGVYDLTDEEARAYEKQPLSTKVLQPIAEAGIPVFHVCGDSDETVPYEENTVVLRDRFKELGGSYEEILKPGGKHHPHGLEDPTPVVNFLLRSFSRR; translated from the coding sequence ATGATCGAAAATTGTTGTATTACCCTTCAGGAGCTGGGAGCTGAGCGTGCCGATTGGCAGGGCTTTCAAGGATGGATTCTTCCTTTGGGAGATATTTCCCTTCGAATCGTTCTACCCCGTGAATTTGCGGATGGGCGTCCGTGGTTCTGGAGGCCCGAGTTTTTTGAGCCTTTTGCCAATACGGATGTCATGCTCTTGGAGAAAGGGTGGGCTCGGGTCTTTTTGGATCTTCCCAACCACTATGGTTGTCCGAAAGCGGTCGAGCGATTTGAGGAGATGTATCAGTTTGTCACCGGCAAGCTGGGACTGGCCCCAAAAATGGGCATTGTCGCCCTGAGCCGCGCCGGGCTTTCGGCCTACAATTATGCATCCGAGCATCCGGACCACGTTTGTGGGATCTATGCCGACAATCCGGTTTGCGATTTCCGCAGTTGGCCTGGTGGCGCGGGAGTTGGTCCCGGAAGCGAGGGCGATTGGCAGAACCTTCTCGGTGTTTACGACCTTACAGACGAAGAGGCCCGGGCTTATGAGAAGCAGCCGCTGTCAACCAAAGTGTTGCAACCGATCGCGGAGGCCGGGATCCCGGTTTTTCACGTTTGTGGGGACAGCGACGAGACGGTTCCTTACGAGGAGAATACGGTCGTTCTTCGGGATCGCTTCAAGGAACTGGGAGGAAGCTACGAGGAGATTCTCAAACCCGGCGGCAAGCATCACCCTCATGGTTTGGAGGACCCCACGCCAGTTGTGAATTTTCTCCTTCGTAGTTTTTCTCGTCGTTAA
- a CDS encoding heparinase II/III domain-containing protein — MITPPQLFRWASVAFVASMHISTQASRAETQSFGERLDSIHPESAHVETTQILEKAAAIAQGPILERADSVADMEPNSGKRVTDSRAKWKSLLERKPDAAEPFALASGDMGASRILFEELPLLAATYRINGSPEVKDYMIRQLEEIATWSPFQRPGWTLPHRKDELPPEGDGVWLATGTMLQTLALVFDILPEDTLPDDLVESIRTRMREEVELTYDHWVREIPWYVQKEASHSNQWIVPASGMLIGAISLGEEDLQDAYELGLKSLTLSLANTGSDGSMNEGYIYALSWSMRSLILANHFMNETGNQQFAKNRFFTNLPGWIALFFQPGGNLVNAFDGFRTQTGEVNAVRPDVTFVAGITGDASLQWVINNILEGPSPDFSGLLVLAESSQPVQPSLWGVFEKSSLLIWRSSWNTNASGLWARGGDVDDFHDHHDRGHVNFIVDGVPILIESGTPGYSHPQKKQNYDSAMGHNVLLWGEEIYPAKQPAGIQVTRLSEEGGIAAIDLQSVYNQLESYTRHLEWSTRNLIVKDTLTASESDAQPASIRWHLSSDSPLEIEEENGQFVVRVPSSTKNLNHGKKLELPAVQISIRSNIGITVQEQKHPDHTLKFRSQNNLHTVLEIRADAPVTDWTLETEFDVQ; from the coding sequence ATGATCACCCCTCCTCAACTATTTCGCTGGGCGTCCGTCGCATTCGTAGCCTCCATGCACATATCCACTCAAGCCTCCCGTGCCGAAACCCAATCTTTCGGCGAGCGTCTCGATTCGATTCACCCGGAAAGTGCCCATGTAGAGACCACTCAGATTCTTGAGAAAGCGGCAGCCATTGCCCAAGGTCCGATTCTCGAGAGAGCCGATTCGGTGGCCGACATGGAACCGAACAGCGGGAAACGCGTAACCGACAGTCGCGCCAAGTGGAAATCCCTCCTCGAGCGGAAACCCGATGCCGCAGAACCGTTCGCGCTCGCCAGCGGAGACATGGGGGCCTCCCGTATTCTTTTCGAAGAACTTCCTCTCCTCGCAGCGACCTATCGCATCAATGGTTCTCCCGAAGTCAAAGACTACATGATTCGACAACTGGAGGAGATCGCCACTTGGTCCCCATTCCAACGCCCCGGATGGACGCTTCCTCACCGAAAAGACGAGCTTCCCCCGGAGGGAGATGGTGTCTGGCTCGCCACGGGAACCATGCTTCAAACCCTTGCCCTGGTCTTCGACATCCTTCCCGAGGACACCCTTCCCGACGACTTGGTTGAATCCATCCGCACAAGAATGCGGGAAGAAGTCGAACTGACCTACGACCATTGGGTGCGGGAGATTCCTTGGTATGTCCAAAAGGAAGCGTCCCACTCAAACCAGTGGATCGTTCCCGCGAGCGGAATGCTGATCGGAGCGATTTCCCTCGGAGAAGAGGATTTACAAGACGCCTATGAACTCGGGCTCAAAAGTCTGACCCTAAGCCTAGCAAATACCGGATCCGACGGCTCCATGAACGAAGGCTACATCTACGCCCTCTCCTGGAGCATGCGCTCCCTCATTCTCGCGAATCACTTTATGAACGAGACCGGGAATCAACAGTTCGCCAAAAACAGATTCTTCACGAACCTTCCCGGCTGGATCGCCCTCTTCTTTCAACCCGGTGGAAACCTCGTGAATGCATTCGACGGTTTCCGCACTCAGACCGGAGAAGTCAATGCGGTACGCCCCGATGTCACTTTCGTAGCGGGAATCACTGGCGATGCCTCACTTCAGTGGGTCATCAATAACATTCTTGAGGGACCCAGTCCTGATTTCTCGGGATTGCTCGTCCTTGCAGAATCGTCACAACCCGTTCAACCCTCCCTCTGGGGAGTGTTCGAAAAATCCTCTCTTCTCATTTGGCGAAGCTCCTGGAATACAAATGCAAGTGGTCTCTGGGCTCGCGGTGGAGACGTCGACGACTTTCATGACCATCACGACCGTGGACATGTGAACTTCATTGTCGATGGAGTGCCCATCCTAATCGAAAGCGGAACGCCCGGATATTCTCATCCTCAAAAGAAGCAGAACTACGACTCTGCTATGGGCCACAATGTACTCCTCTGGGGAGAAGAAATCTATCCTGCAAAACAACCTGCTGGAATTCAGGTGACCCGGCTGAGCGAAGAAGGAGGAATCGCGGCGATCGATCTCCAATCCGTTTACAACCAATTGGAGAGCTACACAAGGCACCTCGAATGGAGCACCCGCAATCTTATCGTCAAAGATACCCTCACCGCCTCCGAATCAGATGCACAACCTGCGTCGATTCGCTGGCATCTCTCCTCCGATTCCCCACTCGAGATCGAAGAAGAAAACGGCCAATTCGTGGTCCGAGTTCCGTCCTCAACGAAGAATCTCAATCACGGGAAAAAGCTCGAACTTCCAGCCGTTCAAATCTCCATTCGCTCCAACATCGGAATCACCGTTCAGGAACAAAAACATCCGGACCACACCCTAAAGTTCCGCTCTCAGAACAACCTTCATACCGTTCTCGAAATCAGAGCCGATGCGCCCGTCACCGACTGGACTCTGGAAACCGAGTTTGACGTGCAGTAA
- a CDS encoding polysaccharide pyruvyl transferase family protein, whose protein sequence is MSAPLCPSNSTSAQRSPHILLRSSWQAVNIGDIGHTPGVLHLLEMYFPEARVTLWTNLEDERALQERFPQVELIRGELDEAGTHSNPDLQRIFREADFLLHGSGPGIVARDDLVAWSAMTGKPYGIFGVTVDPLTIPAEDERGPGEGGSLAEQQKQVDGLPSSDLSEKLRRILNGAEFVLCRDSLSLRYLRSQDLSCEVLDFTPDGAFEIDLREEEESERFLVGNQLESGRFLAVIPRLRYTPYHKIHRRTPTGRDLRGAKVSERYRKHDFDLMREVVIRWVRETGRKVLICPEMTYQVELGREEIVDRLPDDVRSSVVWLPYFWSPGMACSVYARSEAVLSMDNHSPIFALSVGVPTIFLRHATDTIKGQMWPDIGMDDWFFEMDETSSDEVVECLLKIHQDRESALRFVNEIMVRVREGHRQSMAIVREKVLESSTAAPVENHQNV, encoded by the coding sequence ATGTCAGCGCCTCTCTGTCCCTCGAATTCCACCTCCGCACAACGGAGTCCCCACATTCTGTTGCGGTCCTCATGGCAGGCCGTCAATATCGGCGATATCGGTCACACGCCGGGAGTCCTTCACTTGTTGGAGATGTATTTTCCGGAGGCCCGCGTCACTCTTTGGACGAATCTGGAGGATGAGCGAGCTCTGCAGGAGCGATTCCCTCAAGTGGAGTTGATCCGCGGAGAGCTTGATGAAGCGGGCACGCATTCAAACCCGGATCTCCAGCGGATCTTTCGGGAGGCCGATTTCCTGCTTCATGGATCAGGTCCCGGAATTGTGGCCCGAGACGATTTGGTTGCCTGGTCGGCAATGACGGGCAAGCCTTACGGAATATTTGGCGTTACGGTTGATCCTCTGACGATTCCGGCAGAGGATGAACGAGGACCTGGAGAGGGAGGGAGTTTAGCGGAACAGCAGAAGCAGGTGGATGGTCTTCCTTCCTCGGATCTCTCGGAAAAATTGCGGAGAATCCTCAATGGGGCGGAGTTCGTTCTCTGCCGCGACTCTCTCAGTCTTCGGTATTTGCGCAGTCAGGATCTTTCGTGTGAGGTCTTGGATTTTACTCCCGATGGTGCTTTCGAGATCGACCTAAGGGAGGAGGAGGAAAGCGAGCGCTTTCTTGTCGGGAATCAATTGGAGAGCGGGCGCTTTCTCGCCGTTATTCCGCGATTGCGATATACTCCCTATCACAAAATCCATCGCCGGACTCCGACGGGCCGTGATCTTCGAGGAGCGAAGGTCAGTGAACGGTATCGGAAACACGATTTCGATTTGATGCGAGAGGTTGTGATTCGGTGGGTTCGAGAGACGGGAAGAAAGGTGCTGATCTGTCCGGAAATGACCTATCAGGTAGAACTTGGCCGGGAGGAGATCGTGGACCGACTGCCGGATGATGTTCGCTCTTCCGTGGTCTGGTTGCCATATTTCTGGTCTCCGGGGATGGCTTGCTCGGTCTATGCTCGATCAGAGGCGGTCCTGAGTATGGACAACCATTCGCCAATCTTTGCACTCTCGGTAGGCGTCCCTACGATTTTTCTTCGTCATGCGACGGATACGATTAAGGGTCAGATGTGGCCCGATATCGGAATGGACGACTGGTTCTTTGAGATGGATGAGACCTCCAGCGACGAAGTCGTGGAGTGTCTTTTGAAGATCCACCAAGACCGTGAATCGGCCCTCCGGTTTGTGAATGAAATTATGGTGCGGGTGCGAGAGGGACATCGCCAGTCGATGGCGATCGTGAGAGAGAAGGTTCTCGAAAGCTCGACGGCAGCTCCGGTTGAGAATCATCAGAATGTTTGA
- a CDS encoding LacI family DNA-binding transcriptional regulator, which translates to MAGKSTRVTLQDISDKTGYGRSTVSLALRDHPSIKESTRKKIRSEAEKLGYRPNPLVSVLMAQLKGKHKDYRETIAVLVKTAYVAEQMTSASPFYGMLYDSIKKKAAEQGFSVDLFCADELGVSASRLSRIFLSRGIHGVLIFPGGSTASGERLDIQLDWQYFVSVLVGFNGNYQELNQVVPDYTYDVNIAIEMLHRSNRERVGFAIPKSRNRGSDYNWMARFLLYQRELPVRRRIPFVPEKGSDFGKEEFLVWFQKHTPDTLLVAGDEVRNWLEEAGVSIPDDVRLINLVKRGEAGLAGIDPQTSEVGGAAVELLISLLQSNQYGIPQYPRTIAVKGAWNPGKSFPEHS; encoded by the coding sequence ATGGCCGGAAAATCGACAAGAGTTACCCTGCAGGATATATCCGACAAGACCGGTTATGGTCGCTCGACGGTTTCGCTGGCGTTGCGGGATCATCCGAGCATCAAGGAATCGACTCGGAAGAAAATTCGCAGTGAGGCGGAGAAGCTTGGCTATCGACCAAACCCGTTGGTCTCGGTGTTGATGGCACAGCTTAAAGGGAAGCATAAAGATTATCGTGAGACGATTGCAGTCTTGGTAAAGACCGCGTATGTTGCCGAGCAGATGACAAGTGCGAGCCCGTTTTACGGGATGCTATACGATTCGATTAAGAAAAAGGCGGCCGAACAAGGATTCAGTGTCGACCTTTTCTGTGCTGATGAGTTGGGCGTGTCGGCGAGTCGGCTGAGTCGGATTTTTTTGTCCCGGGGAATTCACGGGGTGCTGATTTTTCCCGGTGGATCTACGGCTTCTGGGGAGCGCTTGGATATTCAACTGGACTGGCAGTATTTCGTCTCGGTTCTGGTGGGCTTTAACGGGAACTATCAGGAGCTGAATCAAGTGGTTCCAGACTACACCTATGATGTGAATATTGCGATCGAGATGTTGCACCGAAGCAATCGAGAGCGTGTGGGGTTTGCGATTCCGAAGAGCCGCAATCGGGGTTCGGATTATAACTGGATGGCTCGTTTTCTTCTTTATCAGCGGGAGCTTCCGGTGCGTCGGAGGATTCCGTTTGTCCCGGAAAAGGGGAGCGATTTTGGGAAAGAAGAATTCCTGGTATGGTTCCAGAAGCATACTCCGGACACGTTGTTGGTCGCGGGCGATGAAGTGCGAAATTGGCTCGAGGAGGCTGGGGTTTCCATTCCAGATGATGTTCGCCTGATCAATTTGGTGAAGCGGGGTGAGGCCGGTTTAGCGGGAATCGATCCGCAAACTTCCGAGGTTGGGGGCGCTGCGGTGGAATTGTTGATTTCGCTTTTGCAGAGCAATCAGTATGGGATCCCTCAATATCCTCGGACGATAGCGGTGAAGGGAGCTTGGAATCCGGGGAAGTCCTTTCCCGAACACTCATAG